One Streptomyces sp. L2 genomic window carries:
- a CDS encoding M23 family metallopeptidase, which translates to MFKRVTSRSTRTSSLRNRVAVLAAGVGATAVLGTGVASAAPSAASWVDPVQHYTLTATFNQGGSHWMHKHSGQDFAVPIGTNVVAAHGGTVVKAGPNGGGDGPAYGNAIVIKHGGHLYSQYAHLSRIDVKVGQVVKTGQHIARSGNTGNTTGPHLHFEIRTTPNYGSAVNPVVFLKAHGVKV; encoded by the coding sequence ATGTTCAAGCGCGTCACGTCCCGTTCCACCCGTACGTCCTCGCTCCGCAACCGCGTGGCCGTCCTGGCCGCCGGAGTCGGCGCCACGGCCGTGCTGGGGACCGGTGTCGCGAGCGCCGCTCCGTCCGCCGCGTCCTGGGTGGACCCGGTGCAGCACTACACCCTGACCGCCACCTTCAACCAGGGCGGCAGCCACTGGATGCACAAGCACAGCGGCCAGGACTTCGCTGTGCCGATCGGCACGAACGTCGTCGCCGCGCACGGTGGCACCGTCGTCAAGGCCGGCCCCAACGGCGGCGGCGACGGCCCGGCCTACGGCAACGCGATCGTCATCAAGCACGGCGGTCACCTGTACTCGCAGTACGCCCACCTGTCCCGGATCGACGTCAAGGTCGGCCAGGTCGTCAAGACCGGCCAGCACATAGCCCGGTCCGGCAACACGGGCAACACGACGGGTCCGCACCTGCACTTCGAGATCCGTACGACGCCGAACTACGGCTCCGCCGTGAACCCGGTGGTGTTCCTGAAGGCGCACGGCGTCAAGGTCTGA
- a CDS encoding response regulator transcription factor — protein MTENPVRLLLADDHPVVRAGLRAVLETEPGIEVVAEAATAEEAVVRAGEGDIDVVLMDLQFGRGMNGAEATAAITARPSAPRVLIVTTYDTDADMLPAIEAGATGYLLKDAPPEDLAAAVRTAAAGRTTLAPTVANRLMNRLRTPGTALTRRETEVLALVAGGLSNQAIGGRLHLTEGTVKSHLARIYAKLDVDSRTAAVATATELGLIRR, from the coding sequence GTGACCGAGAACCCCGTCCGTCTGCTGCTCGCCGATGACCACCCCGTCGTGCGGGCCGGGTTGCGTGCCGTGCTGGAGACCGAGCCCGGGATCGAGGTGGTGGCGGAGGCCGCCACCGCCGAGGAGGCCGTCGTCCGGGCCGGGGAGGGGGACATCGACGTCGTCCTCATGGACCTGCAGTTCGGCAGGGGCATGAACGGCGCCGAGGCGACCGCCGCGATCACCGCCCGGCCGTCGGCGCCGCGCGTGCTGATCGTCACCACGTACGACACCGACGCCGACATGCTGCCCGCCATCGAGGCCGGCGCGACGGGCTACCTCCTCAAGGACGCCCCGCCCGAGGACCTGGCCGCCGCCGTCCGCACCGCCGCGGCCGGCCGGACCACGCTGGCGCCCACCGTCGCCAACCGGCTGATGAACCGGCTGCGCACCCCCGGCACCGCCCTGACCCGGCGCGAGACGGAGGTGCTGGCGCTGGTCGCCGGGGGCCTGTCCAACCAGGCCATCGGCGGCCGGCTCCACCTCACCGAGGGCACCGTCAAATCCCACCTGGCCCGCATCTACGCCAAGCTCGACGTCGACTCGCGCACCGCCGCGGTCGCCACCGCCACGGAACTGGGCCTCATCCGCCGCTGA
- a CDS encoding HAD family acid phosphatase has translation MSRRPWAHRISVTAVSAAVSTAALATLTVPAHAADTADTTAPANGTTATASATAAKVDYGAWQRDCQTVMDQALPYLKARIADARPGEKQAIVFDIDNTTLQTDLGFSIPQAANKPVLNVAQYAQAHGVSLFFVTARPGIIEEPTEWNLEYDGYQVSGLYVRGFLDLFKDVAAYKTAQRADIESHGYTIIANIGNSATDLSGGHAEKTFKLPDYDGQLS, from the coding sequence ATGAGCAGACGCCCCTGGGCGCACCGGATCTCCGTCACCGCCGTCTCCGCCGCCGTTTCCACGGCAGCGCTGGCCACGCTCACCGTCCCCGCCCACGCGGCGGACACGGCCGACACGACGGCCCCGGCGAACGGCACCACCGCCACGGCCTCGGCCACCGCCGCCAAGGTCGACTACGGCGCCTGGCAGAGGGACTGCCAGACCGTCATGGACCAGGCGCTGCCCTACCTCAAGGCCCGGATCGCCGACGCCCGGCCGGGCGAGAAGCAGGCCATCGTCTTCGACATCGACAACACCACGCTCCAGACCGACCTCGGCTTCAGCATCCCGCAGGCCGCCAACAAGCCCGTGCTGAACGTCGCCCAGTACGCCCAGGCGCACGGCGTCTCCCTGTTCTTCGTCACCGCCCGCCCGGGCATCATCGAGGAACCCACCGAGTGGAACCTGGAGTACGACGGCTACCAGGTGTCCGGCCTCTACGTCCGCGGCTTCCTCGACCTCTTCAAGGACGTCGCCGCCTACAAGACCGCCCAGCGCGCCGACATCGAGAGCCACGGCTACACGATCATCGCGAACATCGGCAACAGCGCCACCGACCTCAGCGGCGGCCACGCCGAGAAGACGTTCAAACTCCCGGACTACGACGGCCAGTTGTCCTGA
- a CDS encoding TetR/AcrR family transcriptional regulator — protein sequence MGVTMDGTKQQRRGNTRQRIQDVALELFAEQGYEKTSLREIAERLDVTKAALYYHFKTKEEIIVSLFEDLTQPIEELIEWGRRQPHTLETKQEIVRRYSRALAGAEPLFRFMQENQATVRELRIGDTFKDRMRGLRDIIIDPEAELTDQVRCISALFTLHAGMFVMQDLEGDTEKKRAAVLEVAVDMVTQAHEGTRRAG from the coding sequence ATGGGCGTCACCATGGACGGCACCAAGCAGCAGCGCCGCGGCAACACCCGCCAGCGCATCCAGGACGTCGCGCTCGAACTCTTCGCCGAGCAGGGCTACGAGAAGACCTCACTGCGCGAGATCGCCGAGCGGCTCGACGTGACGAAGGCGGCCCTGTACTACCACTTCAAGACCAAGGAAGAGATCATCGTCAGCCTCTTCGAGGACCTGACGCAGCCGATCGAGGAACTGATCGAGTGGGGCCGCCGGCAGCCGCACACGCTGGAGACCAAGCAGGAGATCGTACGGCGCTACAGCCGGGCGCTCGCGGGCGCGGAACCCCTGTTCCGGTTCATGCAGGAGAACCAGGCGACGGTACGGGAACTGCGCATCGGCGACACCTTCAAGGACCGCATGCGCGGCCTGCGGGACATCATCATCGACCCGGAGGCGGAACTCACCGACCAGGTCCGCTGCATCAGCGCGCTGTTCACGCTGCACGCCGGCATGTTCGTGATGCAGGACCTGGAGGGCGACACGGAGAAGAAGCGGGCCGCGGTGCTCGAAGTCGCCGTGGACATGGTCACCCAGGCCCACGAGGGCACCCGCAGGGCGGGGTGA
- a CDS encoding NACHT domain-containing protein, giving the protein MEPAVLGKLASGLIGPAVRKLFVAEGPGAALVDRPVRVSGLVSFRGEKRTLTHRDLVRLTTTLVDRATGAPGEAALPPDERDAVVHALADSLHALGDLTMTDVQAVELGHDALAAALRGAAGDPARDLSRDAALCYGRLLATACLHIVNFFSQRSSFVARTLVEQTRRQRELIAKTDELIARTPRPGDADTAFEQRLLPHLATRHGKLTIYGIDLADSPDRWPLDAAYLSLQAVGPAGADDGPAPWLGVVPTARPAEQALAEHDRVLLRGVAGSGKTTLVQWLAVTASRGERGDLIPFVLPLRTLVRRPDGLPAPDAFLAAARVPFHASQPAGWADRVLTARRAMLLVDGLDEIPERDRERTRHWLRELLEAYPGNQWLVTSRPSAVRENWLATEGFTELALTPMDPDEVAAFVTRWHTAARAGAPATEHERLDGYERTLADAVRAKPDLARLATNPLMCGLICALHRDRRGYLPHARQELYDAALAMLLVRRDVERDMFAGRDGTDGAPLGALPQIQLLQRLAYWLIRNNQAELDRDRAERIIADLLPALPAAAAYGGAGDVLDHLLLRSGLLREPAPGTVEFVHRTFQDYLGAKAAVEDGDFGLLVRGAADEQWADVIRMAVAHARPRERAELLGELTESADRLTGAASTRVRLLALACLEHATELDPAVRAAVERGAAALIPPRTTEEARALAAAGPLTLELLPGPEGLSEEEARAVVVTASLIGTQAAVPVLARFRDHPAVPVRAQLTWTWHRFPTVSYGHEVIARLREDGLFFSAQSGEQARFLRDLGGRAAQQFVGDLDPGELAASLVPERVSEIYLRDNELLRDLTGLAALPRLAHVALANCPSVTELDPLAGLPVTHLSLNSMPGLERLGVFAPLSGSADLTSLDVGMLLRGGGLDEALPRDVPLRFLRFTKNALWYTGLRGLHRFGTLSRLSLANLISTLSPEDYEEIARLPHLEELRVIWDVVGWAGPPLPTISSLRLYMFMGDEDLSQIGRLFPGLTRIEISLAPESAGVRPDVRARLPLEPVITRATRVV; this is encoded by the coding sequence ATGGAACCGGCGGTGCTCGGCAAGCTGGCGTCGGGTCTGATCGGGCCGGCGGTGCGCAAGCTGTTCGTGGCGGAGGGACCCGGCGCGGCCCTGGTCGACCGGCCGGTCCGGGTATCCGGGCTGGTGTCCTTCCGGGGCGAGAAGCGCACCCTCACCCACCGCGACCTGGTCCGGCTCACCACCACGCTGGTGGACCGCGCCACGGGCGCGCCGGGCGAGGCCGCCCTGCCGCCGGACGAGCGGGACGCCGTCGTGCACGCCCTGGCCGACAGCCTGCACGCCCTCGGCGACCTGACCATGACCGACGTACAGGCCGTCGAGCTGGGACACGACGCCCTCGCCGCCGCACTGCGCGGCGCAGCCGGCGACCCGGCACGCGACCTGTCCCGGGACGCGGCCCTCTGCTACGGCCGCCTGCTGGCCACGGCCTGCCTGCACATCGTCAACTTCTTCAGCCAGCGCTCCTCCTTCGTGGCCCGCACCCTGGTCGAGCAGACCCGCAGGCAGCGCGAGCTGATCGCGAAGACGGACGAACTGATCGCCCGCACGCCCCGGCCCGGCGACGCCGACACCGCCTTCGAGCAGCGCCTCCTCCCCCACCTCGCCACCCGGCACGGCAAGCTCACCATCTACGGCATCGACCTCGCCGACTCCCCCGACCGCTGGCCCCTGGACGCGGCCTACCTCAGCCTCCAGGCCGTCGGCCCGGCCGGTGCGGACGACGGCCCCGCCCCCTGGCTCGGCGTCGTCCCCACCGCCCGGCCCGCCGAGCAGGCCCTCGCCGAGCACGACCGGGTGCTGCTGCGCGGGGTCGCCGGCTCCGGCAAGACCACGCTCGTGCAGTGGCTCGCGGTGACCGCGTCCCGGGGCGAGCGCGGCGATCTGATCCCGTTCGTCCTGCCGCTGCGCACCCTGGTCCGCCGCCCCGACGGGCTGCCCGCGCCGGACGCCTTCCTGGCCGCCGCCCGCGTCCCCTTCCACGCCAGCCAGCCCGCCGGCTGGGCCGACCGCGTGCTGACCGCCCGGCGCGCGATGCTCCTGGTGGACGGCCTGGACGAGATCCCCGAACGCGACCGCGAGCGCACCCGGCACTGGCTGCGCGAGCTGCTGGAGGCCTATCCCGGCAACCAGTGGCTGGTCACCTCCCGCCCGTCCGCCGTACGCGAGAACTGGCTGGCCACCGAGGGCTTCACCGAGCTGGCCCTCACCCCCATGGACCCGGACGAGGTGGCCGCCTTCGTCACCCGCTGGCACACCGCCGCCCGCGCCGGGGCACCGGCCACCGAGCACGAGCGCCTCGACGGCTACGAGCGCACCCTCGCCGACGCCGTGCGCGCCAAACCGGACCTGGCCCGGCTCGCCACCAACCCGCTGATGTGCGGGCTGATCTGCGCCCTGCACCGGGACCGGCGCGGCTATCTCCCGCACGCCCGCCAGGAGTTGTACGACGCCGCGCTGGCGATGCTGCTGGTGCGCCGCGACGTCGAACGGGACATGTTCGCGGGCCGCGACGGCACGGACGGCGCCCCGCTCGGCGCGCTGCCACAGATCCAGCTGCTCCAGCGCCTCGCGTACTGGCTGATCCGCAACAACCAGGCGGAGCTGGACCGCGACCGCGCCGAACGCATCATCGCGGACCTGCTGCCCGCCCTGCCGGCGGCCGCCGCGTACGGCGGTGCCGGGGACGTCCTGGACCATCTGCTGCTGCGCAGCGGCCTGCTGCGCGAACCGGCTCCCGGCACCGTCGAGTTCGTCCACCGCACCTTCCAGGACTACCTGGGCGCCAAGGCGGCCGTAGAGGACGGCGACTTCGGACTGCTGGTGCGCGGGGCCGCCGACGAGCAGTGGGCGGACGTGATCCGGATGGCGGTCGCGCACGCCCGGCCCCGCGAACGCGCTGAACTTCTGGGCGAGTTGACCGAGTCGGCGGACCGGCTCACGGGCGCGGCAAGCACCCGCGTACGGCTGCTGGCGCTGGCCTGCCTGGAGCACGCCACCGAGCTGGACCCGGCCGTGCGGGCCGCCGTGGAGCGCGGCGCGGCCGCCCTGATCCCGCCGCGCACGACGGAGGAGGCGCGGGCGCTGGCAGCCGCCGGGCCGCTCACGCTGGAGCTGCTGCCCGGCCCGGAGGGGCTGAGCGAGGAGGAGGCCCGAGCGGTCGTCGTCACGGCGTCGCTGATCGGCACGCAGGCGGCGGTGCCGGTGCTGGCCCGGTTCCGGGACCATCCGGCGGTGCCCGTGCGGGCACAGCTCACCTGGACCTGGCACCGGTTCCCGACGGTGTCGTACGGCCATGAGGTCATCGCCCGGCTGCGGGAGGACGGCCTCTTCTTCAGCGCCCAGTCCGGCGAACAGGCCCGTTTTCTGCGCGACTTGGGCGGACGTGCGGCGCAGCAGTTCGTCGGCGACCTCGATCCGGGGGAGCTGGCGGCGAGCCTCGTGCCGGAGCGGGTGAGCGAGATCTACCTCCGCGACAACGAGCTGCTGCGGGACCTGACCGGCCTCGCCGCGCTGCCCCGGCTGGCCCATGTGGCGCTGGCCAACTGCCCGTCGGTGACGGAGCTGGACCCGCTGGCCGGGCTCCCGGTGACCCATCTGTCCCTGAACTCGATGCCGGGCCTGGAGCGGCTTGGCGTGTTCGCCCCGCTGTCCGGCTCGGCGGACCTGACCAGTCTCGACGTGGGCATGCTGCTGCGGGGCGGCGGCCTGGACGAGGCCCTGCCCCGGGATGTGCCGCTGCGCTTCCTGCGCTTCACGAAGAACGCGCTGTGGTACACCGGGCTGCGCGGTCTTCACCGCTTCGGGACGCTGAGCCGGCTGAGCCTGGCCAACCTGATCTCGACGCTGTCCCCCGAGGACTACGAGGAGATCGCCCGGCTGCCCCACCTGGAGGAGCTGCGGGTGATCTGGGACGTCGTCGGGTGGGCGGGGCCGCCGCTGCCCACCATCAGCAGCCTGCGGCTGTACATGTTCATGGGCGACGAGGACCTCTCGCAGATCGGCCGGCTCTTCCCGGGCCTGACCCGGATCGAGATCTCGCTGGCCCCGGAGTCGGCGGGCGTACGGCCGGACGTGCGGGCCCGGTTGCCGCTGGAGCCGGTCATCACCCGGGCGACCCGCGTGGTGTGA
- a CDS encoding ATP-dependent Clp protease ATP-binding subunit, protein MFERFTDRARRVVVLAQEEARMLNHNYIGTEHILLGLIHEGEGVAAKALESLGISLEAVRQQVEEIIGQGQQAPSGHIPFTPRAKKVLELSLREALQLGHNYIGTEHILLGLIREGEGVAAQVLVKLGADLNRVRQQVIQLLSGYQGKETAAAGGPAEGTPSTSLVLDQFGRNLTQAARESKLDPVIGREKEIERVMQVLSRRTKNNPVLIGEPGVGKTAVVEGLAQAIVKGEVPETLKDKHLYTLDLGALVAGSRYRGDFEERLKKVLKEIRTRGDIILFIDELHTLVGAGAAEGAIDAASILKPMLARGELQTIGATTLDEYRKHLEKDAALERRFQPIQVAEPSLPHTIEILKGLRDRYEAHHRVSITDEALVQAATLADRYISDRFLPDKAIDLIDEAGSRMRIRRMTAPPDLREFDEKIAAVRRDKESAIDSQDFEKAASLRDKEKQLLAAKAKREKEWKAGDMDVVAEVDGELIAEVLATATGIPVFKLTEEESSRLLRMEEELHKRVIGQVDAVKALSKAIRRTRAGLKDPKRPGGSFIFAGPSGVGKTELSKALAEFLFGDEDALISLDMSEFSEKHTVSRLFGSPPGYVGYEEGGQLTEKVRRKPFSVVLFDEVEKAHPDIFNSLLQILEDGRLTDSQGRVVDFKNTVIIMTTNLGTRDISKGFNLGFAAVGDTKSNYERMKNKVSDELKQHFRPEFLNRVDDVVVFPQLTQADILAIVDLMIGKVDERLKDRDMGIELSQSAKELLSKKGYDPVLGARPLRRTIQREIEDTLSEKILFGELRPGHIVVVDTEGEGDSATFTFRGEEKSALPDVPPIEQAAGGAGPNLSKDA, encoded by the coding sequence ATGTTCGAGAGGTTCACCGACCGCGCGCGGCGGGTTGTCGTCCTGGCTCAGGAAGAAGCCCGGATGCTCAACCACAACTACATCGGCACCGAGCACATCCTCCTGGGTCTCATCCACGAGGGTGAAGGTGTCGCCGCTAAGGCCCTGGAGAGCCTCGGCATTTCGCTTGAGGCGGTCCGCCAGCAGGTGGAGGAGATCATCGGCCAGGGCCAGCAGGCCCCGTCCGGCCACATCCCCTTCACTCCCCGTGCCAAGAAGGTCCTGGAGCTCTCGCTCCGCGAGGCCCTTCAGCTGGGCCACAACTACATCGGCACGGAGCACATCCTGCTCGGCCTGATCCGCGAGGGCGAGGGCGTCGCCGCCCAGGTCCTGGTCAAGCTGGGCGCTGATCTGAACCGGGTGCGGCAGCAGGTCATCCAGCTGCTCTCCGGTTACCAGGGCAAGGAGACCGCCGCCGCCGGCGGCCCGGCCGAGGGCACCCCCTCGACCTCGCTCGTCCTGGACCAGTTCGGCCGGAACCTCACCCAGGCGGCCCGCGAATCCAAGCTCGACCCGGTCATCGGGCGCGAGAAGGAGATCGAGCGGGTCATGCAGGTGCTGTCCCGCCGTACGAAGAACAACCCGGTGCTGATCGGTGAGCCCGGCGTCGGCAAGACCGCCGTCGTCGAGGGCCTCGCCCAGGCCATCGTCAAGGGCGAGGTGCCCGAGACCCTCAAGGACAAGCACCTCTACACCCTGGACCTCGGTGCCCTGGTCGCCGGCTCCCGCTACCGCGGTGACTTCGAGGAGCGCCTGAAGAAGGTCCTCAAGGAGATCCGCACCCGCGGCGACATCATCCTGTTCATCGACGAGCTGCACACGCTGGTCGGTGCGGGTGCCGCCGAGGGCGCTATCGACGCCGCCTCGATCCTCAAGCCCATGCTGGCCCGCGGTGAGCTGCAGACCATCGGCGCCACCACGCTGGACGAGTACCGCAAGCACCTGGAGAAGGACGCGGCCCTGGAGCGCCGCTTCCAGCCCATCCAGGTCGCCGAGCCGTCCCTGCCGCACACCATCGAGATCCTCAAGGGCCTGCGCGACCGGTACGAGGCGCACCACCGCGTCTCCATCACCGACGAGGCGCTGGTCCAGGCCGCCACCCTGGCCGACCGCTACATCTCCGACCGCTTCCTGCCCGACAAGGCGATCGACCTGATCGACGAGGCCGGCTCCCGGATGCGCATCCGCCGGATGACCGCGCCGCCGGACCTCCGCGAGTTCGACGAGAAGATCGCCGCCGTCCGCCGGGACAAGGAGTCCGCGATCGACTCGCAGGACTTCGAGAAGGCCGCCTCCCTACGCGACAAGGAGAAGCAGCTCCTGGCCGCCAAGGCCAAGCGGGAGAAGGAGTGGAAGGCCGGCGACATGGACGTCGTCGCCGAGGTCGACGGCGAGCTGATCGCCGAGGTCCTCGCCACGGCCACCGGCATCCCGGTCTTCAAGCTGACCGAGGAGGAGTCCAGCCGCCTGCTCCGCATGGAGGAGGAGCTGCACAAGCGGGTCATCGGCCAGGTCGACGCCGTCAAGGCGCTGTCCAAGGCGATCCGCCGTACGCGCGCCGGCCTGAAGGACCCCAAGCGTCCCGGCGGCTCGTTCATCTTCGCCGGCCCGTCCGGTGTCGGTAAGACCGAGCTGTCCAAGGCGCTCGCCGAGTTCCTCTTTGGTGACGAGGACGCGCTGATCTCCCTCGACATGTCGGAGTTCAGCGAGAAGCACACGGTCTCGCGTCTCTTCGGTTCGCCCCCCGGCTACGTGGGCTACGAGGAGGGCGGCCAGCTGACCGAGAAGGTGCGCCGCAAGCCGTTCTCCGTCGTCCTCTTCGACGAGGTCGAGAAGGCCCACCCGGACATCTTCAACTCGCTGCTGCAGATCCTGGAGGACGGTCGCCTGACCGACTCCCAGGGCCGGGTCGTGGACTTCAAGAACACGGTCATCATCATGACGACCAACCTCGGCACCCGGGACATCTCCAAGGGCTTCAACCTCGGCTTCGCCGCCGTGGGCGACACCAAGTCCAACTACGAGCGCATGAAGAACAAGGTCTCGGACGAGCTGAAGCAGCACTTCCGGCCCGAGTTCCTCAACCGCGTCGACGACGTGGTCGTCTTCCCGCAGCTGACCCAGGCCGACATCCTCGCGATCGTCGACCTCATGATCGGCAAGGTGGACGAGCGCCTCAAGGACCGGGACATGGGCATCGAGCTGTCCCAGTCCGCCAAGGAACTGCTCTCCAAGAAGGGCTACGACCCCGTGCTGGGCGCCCGGCCGCTGCGCCGGACGATCCAGCGGGAGATCGAGGACACGCTCTCCGAGAAGATCCTCTTCGGCGAGCTGCGCCCCGGTCACATCGTGGTCGTGGACACCGAGGGCGAGGGCGACTCCGCCACCTTCACCTTCCGGGGTGAGGAGAAGTCGGCCCTGCCGGACGTCCCGCCGATCGAGCAGGCGGCCGGCGGTGCCGGGCCGAACCTGAGCAAGGACGCGTGA
- a CDS encoding ABC transporter ATP-binding protein, which yields MSLHLSDVTLTYPDGDSRLTALDRVTLEVPKGSVTAVVGPSGSGKSSLLAVAATLITPDRGTVVVDGTSTAGLSRAELAGLRRHRIGIVFQQPNLLPSLTALEQLQVMARIDGRKARAARERAMELLDAVGLAGQAGRRPHQLSGGQRQRVNIARALMNDPTVLLVDEPTSALDHERGAAVVGLLTRLTRQRATATVLVTHDSTHLTAVDRIAEVRDGRLSTADTAQV from the coding sequence ATGAGCCTGCACCTGTCCGACGTCACGCTGACCTACCCCGACGGCGACTCCCGCCTGACCGCCCTGGACCGGGTCACCCTGGAGGTGCCCAAGGGGAGTGTCACCGCGGTCGTCGGGCCGTCCGGCTCGGGCAAGTCCAGCCTGCTCGCGGTGGCCGCGACGCTGATCACCCCCGACCGGGGCACGGTGGTCGTCGACGGGACGTCCACCGCCGGGCTGAGCCGCGCGGAACTCGCCGGCCTGCGCCGCCACCGCATCGGGATCGTCTTCCAGCAGCCCAACCTGCTGCCGTCCCTGACCGCGCTGGAGCAGCTCCAGGTCATGGCGCGGATCGACGGGCGCAAGGCGCGCGCGGCGCGGGAGCGGGCCATGGAACTGCTCGACGCCGTGGGCCTGGCCGGGCAGGCCGGGCGGCGGCCGCACCAGCTCTCCGGCGGTCAGCGCCAGCGCGTCAACATCGCCCGCGCCCTGATGAACGACCCGACGGTGCTGCTGGTCGACGAGCCCACCAGCGCCCTCGACCACGAGCGCGGCGCCGCCGTCGTCGGCCTCCTCACCCGCCTGACCCGGCAGCGGGCCACCGCGACCGTCCTGGTCACGCACGACAGCACCCACCTCACGGCGGTCGACCGGATCGCCGAGGTGCGCGACGGGCGGCTGAGCACGGCGGACACCGCGCAGGTGTGA
- a CDS encoding SCO3374 family protein, with protein MAGSVPATSTVPLLPLPRRPLDPQAPDTSAVRRWYENELGWPTAPGDPLCLRTGVRFDVLDVPAEAGAAALRHLGPDSPVALHGDRLRLLVAAGSAEELPGLLEWLEWGALRLDLRTLGAGGLIAAPGLPGLPGLPGLPGAGVPGASVQGAGAAGASARGAGAAGASVQGAAMWVRPPGPGGEVEASLPTLASAMGGPGGAPDLVRLVDTVAAGCHRIRLRRACARPSAGLRIQPLAFS; from the coding sequence ATGGCTGGTTCGGTCCCCGCGACCTCCACGGTCCCCCTGCTCCCCCTCCCCCGCCGCCCCCTCGACCCGCAGGCCCCGGACACCTCAGCGGTCCGGCGCTGGTACGAGAACGAGCTGGGCTGGCCGACCGCGCCCGGGGACCCGCTGTGCCTGCGCACCGGCGTCCGGTTCGACGTCCTGGACGTCCCGGCCGAGGCGGGCGCGGCCGCTCTGCGGCATCTGGGGCCGGACTCCCCGGTGGCCCTGCACGGGGACCGGCTACGGCTACTGGTGGCCGCGGGCAGCGCGGAGGAGCTGCCGGGGCTGCTGGAGTGGCTGGAGTGGGGCGCCCTGCGACTGGACCTGCGGACCCTGGGCGCGGGCGGCCTGATAGCGGCACCGGGACTGCCTGGGCTGCCTGGGCTGCCTGGGCTGCCTGGGGCCGGCGTTCCCGGGGCTTCGGTCCAAGGGGCCGGTGCTGCTGGGGCTTCGGCCCGAGGGGCCGGTGCTGCCGGGGCTTCGGTCCAGGGGGCCGCCATGTGGGTGCGGCCCCCTGGGCCGGGAGGTGAGGTCGAGGCCTCGCTGCCGACACTGGCGTCGGCAATGGGGGGCCCGGGGGGCGCCCCTGATCTCGTGCGACTGGTGGACACGGTGGCAGCGGGGTGCCACCGGATCCGGCTGCGGCGCGCGTGCGCCCGGCCGTCCGCCGGTCTGCGGATTCAGCCGTTGGCCTTCTCGTAG
- a CDS encoding ABC transporter permease produces MFVAWRDLKFAKGRFALMGAVIVLITLLVGLLSGLTAGLGRQNVSAITSLPVDRIAFGAPGAGEKLSYADSTVTEKQWRRWADAPGVRGAEPLGIATTKATAGHRSSGVSAFGVRPGSPLAPDSGRLDARTAVLSTPAADDLGVSAGDSFTLAGQRLTVAAVRGDASFSHTPVIWVSLDTWRRTAPPSGRADDGPTATVIALDTAPGADVRALDEVAGTKTVPKDDSLSAIGSYTSENGSLQLMRGFLFAISALVIGAFFTVWTIQRGGDIAVLKALGASTASLLKDALGQAVVLLTGGTLIGTGIAAGVGALLSGSAVPFLLTPATVLVPAAVMIALGALGAGLSVRRITSVDPLTALGSAR; encoded by the coding sequence GTGTTCGTCGCCTGGAGAGACCTGAAGTTCGCCAAGGGGCGCTTCGCCCTGATGGGCGCCGTCATCGTGCTGATCACGCTGCTGGTGGGGCTGCTGTCCGGGCTGACCGCCGGTCTCGGCCGGCAGAACGTGTCCGCGATCACGTCCCTGCCCGTGGACCGGATCGCGTTCGGCGCGCCGGGCGCGGGGGAGAAGCTGTCGTACGCGGACTCCACCGTCACCGAGAAGCAGTGGCGGCGGTGGGCGGACGCGCCGGGCGTGCGCGGCGCGGAGCCGCTGGGCATCGCCACCACGAAGGCCACCGCGGGTCACCGCAGCAGCGGGGTCTCCGCCTTCGGGGTCCGCCCCGGCTCCCCGCTGGCCCCGGACAGCGGCCGGCTCGACGCCCGTACGGCGGTGCTGTCGACGCCCGCCGCCGACGACCTCGGCGTCTCGGCGGGCGACAGCTTCACCCTCGCCGGGCAGCGGCTGACGGTCGCAGCCGTACGCGGTGACGCCTCCTTCAGCCACACCCCGGTGATCTGGGTCAGCCTCGACACCTGGCGGCGGACGGCACCGCCGAGCGGCCGCGCCGACGACGGGCCGACGGCCACCGTCATCGCGCTGGACACCGCCCCGGGCGCCGATGTGCGGGCCCTGGACGAGGTGGCCGGCACGAAGACGGTGCCGAAGGACGACTCGCTGTCCGCGATCGGCTCCTACACCTCCGAGAACGGCTCCCTGCAGCTCATGCGCGGCTTCCTGTTCGCGATCTCGGCGCTCGTCATCGGCGCCTTCTTCACTGTGTGGACCATCCAGCGCGGCGGTGACATCGCCGTCCTCAAGGCGCTGGGCGCCTCCACCGCGAGCCTCCTGAAGGACGCGCTCGGCCAGGCCGTCGTCCTGCTGACCGGCGGCACGCTGATCGGCACCGGCATCGCCGCCGGCGTGGGCGCCCTGCTCTCCGGGTCGGCCGTGCCGTTCCTGCTCACCCCGGCGACCGTCCTGGTCCCGGCCGCCGTGATGATCGCGCTCGGCGCGCTCGGCGCCGGGCTGTCCGTCCGCCGGATCACCTCCGTCGACCCGCTGACCGCCCTGGGGAGCGCCCGATGA